In the genome of Arachis hypogaea cultivar Tifrunner chromosome 9, arahy.Tifrunner.gnm2.J5K5, whole genome shotgun sequence, the window aattttaataaataaataatatttttatatgaaaatagcaAAATCATGActaattttttcttcaaaataaATAGTTAGTAGAATTGACAATTGAGAATATCCACGTAAGTGTCCAAAAAGTGAATACTAGATTTATTATGCAAGGAATACTCGTCAAATATTCTCTCTTAGCATGCCTATATGTATAGTGGGGTTACATTCTCCTTCACTCTATGCTCATAAGTCTTTGATGAGTTGAAATTATATTCTTAAATgtgatttatttaatatttaaaatgtgaTACTTAGGGAGATATGAGTGGAAATAAGGTGCATATCCCATGATGAAGATGGACTTTCCAGTTTCCACAGCCCAACCCCCTTGAAAATGAAGTTCCTTATTAAAACTTGAAGTCAATGTGCAACTAACACTCAACTATTCTAATCAGTAATAATTACTCAAACTCTCAAATTCACGGGTTGTTTAGTTAGTAGCTACGTTCTTGTTCTATATTTCTAAGGAAAAAgtttcaaactaaaataaaaatctgactTCGTAGCTCATCATTTTTGTttccttaattaaaaatttaggaatTCTAATTTTTCTTTAGGGAAGGTATTAAGAGTGTTTTATTTCCGTTAATCAaacaaatccttttttttaaaataataagttatattttattaattattaaaaaataaaatataaagatatcaAAAAATAGATTAGCATAATAAACCATGagaattttttaaaacaatacaCTAAAGATATTTATTCAACGGTGCTGGTTGAAGGACGAAAAAGAAtcttaaaagaagaaagaataataaatcaaattgaatgaaaCTAAAAGTTTGTCTCACGGAGGTCacaatttaaactaaaatttttttagattttatggAGCAATTTGACGGAGCTTGCTAGAATAGCAAACGATATcgaagtagaaccttcaaaaattaACGGGTTGCAAACTTTTCAACAGTTCCAACAAATGATGGCAAGCAACTGAGGATTACAgtcagcattcttcaacgggttaaACATCTCTATTGATGCAATCAACTATGTCCAAAAATCGTTAGGACTTTGAGGGAAAAGACAGTCACGGAGATAATTTTGACACCATACTTTTTTAATTTCAGAGCCatcgatcaaacaatgagtgatTGTTTCTGTTAGAAATAAGTGACTAAACTAGAAGAAGGATTTGTGCATTATTAAGTGTAATCAAGttgtgtattcaagttgtctggaatgatataatataaaaggatatttataggtactaagagaatcgtaataataaagacgtaatctcctataataaatattcaaatatactaaataatactaattgatcctaattaatcCTATTTATATTCTAACCATTTCTGTTGCTTCATGACACTGGGAGCATATTGACAATATAGATGGGATATGGCGGTGAATATGAGTAAGTATCAGAAGACGACCATAGAGAACTTTTTcgataaatagtttaattttatgaAGCAAGTTTAACTTCCAGAGATCAATCCACGACTTTTTCTACTACATATAACTAAGGCAAAATTCCAAAGACAGATGGTGCTAATTCTGTAACCTAAAGTTATATCATATTACTTGATTttgttcaaatcttttttttgttgcgttatatcaataatttttatagtatatatCCAAATAGGTCTTTAAAAAATTGTGTcaggtatttttgtttttaagaaaattttattaTGTTGAAATCCTAAACTTTATAAAAGTAAGACATATAGATCCTTTTGtcacacttttaaaaatttatttgtccaaGTAAAAATAACGGATTTAACTAAAGTAGAGATttatatgtcttatttttataaaattcagaaccttaatataataattttttggtGGATTCTATGGTGCCTTTTATTATAGTGCCTAAATTGACTAACTtgtttttataagtaaaaaataaaatgtacaaagtaaaaataaaatatttaaagtttattaaatattatttctttGCCTTTTTTTTAGTAAGTTAGACACCATATTTTAGACACCATAGCATTcacctaattttttttaagaaataaaaacgTTCGGCATAAGATTTTCTGAGACCTATCCGGGTATATAAATTTAACAgcatattttttttcaaagtctTGAGAACATTTCTCTTAAcatgaatatttattatattccACAACTGAATTGATGAACTGAAAAGAAACATGACTGAAGGAATGATATGATGATAAGAAAGAGTGGAATTTTGATATTGtaataataaactaattattaacAAATCTGCATGTAGTTCTGATTTGACCATTATTGCCAGTGAGAGGAGAAAGCAGGCTCATCTTAACCATGGCATCTGCAAAATCCTTCTTGAAACGACCAAAGTTTCTGCTATACATAAAGACCTGAGAGTCAGTGATGCCTGCTCCATTAGCATAGAGCTGCTGATCAGAGTGCACAAGACCCCTTTGATTCACAAGATTCTGATAGAAAGCATTGTCAAAAGTGTCTGGAGTGGTTGAATCAAAGGGAGAGAGGTTGTCATCTCCATCACCTTTTGCAGAGGGACACAATGCTTTCATTGCTTCTGCAAAGCTTGGATCTATGTTGCTCTCATTGTAAATCCTGTCTCTGAAGAATTTGCACCTCACTCGTCCTATTGTGTGGCCACCTGAACAGTTAACATTACAGAATTACAAATCATCAAATGCATGCATGCCACAAATGGGATTCATTTGGATGTAATGCACTAAATAGATTCTATGTTGTctcatttttaaatttaacacaAACAATTTGCATATTAAAATGCTAATAGAATTTGATTTTCGTAAGTAAAATTGATTTATcaaccattattaatataattttttttattttaaagagttgatgattgatttttaagatttagagttttgtatcaaaagaaaattgaaaacaaaaattaaagagaaaaaatattatataaaaattttgattatatttttttaacatataaaaaaagatataatttaattagtaatgTTATTAATATCCGTGTTACTCGTTCGGTTAACTATAAGTATTAAATTtaagtatttactatttaataattGGAAAGCATTTCaacttgtttaaaatttttttggacaaaaataaaatgcttaaaaTAGTAGGtattaaattagaatttagtCCAAACattagagaataaaataatattttaccctTTTAATGTATTACCCTAAATTTAGACTGAAAAGTCTGAAATTTATATTCTAGAATTTCACCTAGGTGCCCCATTTTGATGTATTATATTAAATCTAAGATTCCtatctaaattttttatcattaatttatatgttgaattaatataattattacctGATAAAGTAACCATTTCTTGGATGGTGAAATTTTTCTTTTGGAAAGCAGTGATAAGGGAACTGAGATTGAAGAAGGGAGCAGGTAAgtctgaattagactcacttaaACTTGCAGTGGTTGAGTCTCTTCTCCCCAATTTAACCTCCCATCTTGGTCCTTTTAGCTGATACATATATATGTACATTTTATCTTATGAATTAATTACACAAATTTTGATTAGTTAGATATTGGttaattgtattattattatgttacttACAGCAGAAACAGCATCTCTGGCAGCAAGAGCTAAGATGTCAGCACAAGAAACAACAGAAGGACACATGGACTCCAATTGGGATTTGATGCTGTCAATGACTTCAAAACCCCTCAATGAGTTCTTGTTGGGACCTGAATTCTTCTCACCTATGAAGTTTAGGGTGTCATCTAGCAATACCGATGCATCACATCCCTgtattattgtatatataaaaatcaaCATTCATTGTTTATATTAATACAAACTTTTTTCCAAGTGTTGAAGGATATTATTCTAAGAATCTAATTAGGTAACTAACTATTTAATTTATCAATcaagcaatttttttttttaaatttcatttttaacTCACGTTAACATTGAAACGAATATTCAGGGGCACAGCCTCATGCAATAAAAGGAGGACAATAGTCccctaaactttaaattttatttagactAAAATATCGTTTTTGTGTCTAACGTTTTGGATAAATCTTAAAATGATTCTTAATATTTAAATTGACTTAATGTTGTCTTATCGTTAtgatctgttaacagaattgacagcagaacaaaattgagacgattttgaaatgttaaacacttaaataggacgaaaacgttagaacaaaaacgatacatagaaataaattttaattttattctttaataatatcaattttttcggtacatagttattcaattattttttaattacatctaaataaattacatcatttaatcatattactttgattctaaataaatttattttttttataattttactcttaaaaatttttattcatcacaaaatatttatagaatgacTAGTCCGTAAAAAAAACAAATGATACATCtaagtaaaaattttattttactctttctATTGCAAAATTATTTTTTGGTCCCTCCCTAAAATTTAACTTAGCTTTGTCCCCGTGAATATCCAAAATTACATACCAAAAGAACATATAAATTTCtgctaaaaaaaaatctaaaagtaAAATAGAATATCAAGAGTCAATGATAATTTTGTTGAAAATCACGAAAAAGACAAGTAAATAAGTAATATATGTGTTTGAAATTGAAGTCAAATTTTGATTAATATGAgtggaaaaaaattaataagaaaatattttaaaataatgaaaaaaaaattagaaaattggcTTTCTATACTTTGTTGTATAATAATTGGAGTTGCTATTGCATGCATGTATAGGAAACTATATAGTATACATTACTACTATAGTCTACTATATATATAAGGGATAGGATATATAATAATGCATGAAATGAGACTTGCTTGGAcaaaacaatcatggaaatggaGGCGAAGCAAGGAAGCACCCATGCGAGGCTCTTGGGAAACAGCATCAATCACTGCCTTCCTAATGGTTTCAACAGCTTTCGGACACGTTTTGTGATAGAAATTTTCACTTAACAactcatgatcatcatcacctgAACCAATCCCAATAACACATAATGTTATTGCCAAAATCAACCAACACTTGTTAAATGCCATTGAGACACAACACAATTCAGTGCTTTAAGATTATATGTACTATATATGTAATTGATATGGTTAATTACATGGACATGGAATAATGATAACAATGTTATGCTTTATATAGAAAAGAAGGTTCAACCAACTACACAAAATTTCAGGTTTATGTATGTACAATTGTCCATATTCTACGGGTCAACTGTGCAAACTCAAGacaaatcatatatattttatttgattatagTAAAAAATGCAGATACAAATGTTAGGGATCAAGAAAGCGTTTATTTataatgttattaattaattaaatagctgtattttggtaaaaaaaaatgtttgactTTGATAAAAATTCCTTGCTGATTTTGATAGCAAGGCATTAATTGTACTTGGCCTTCAAGTCAGGAGGAACCAAATGTAAGAAAAAGGAATGGATTATGATCCATGTCATCATAATGAATAATGCTTATCATTCTTTGGTTCCAATCGTTTCTGTTTTGGTGGCTGAAAATAAACTTAGAGGTATGGCATACCTTTACTGCATTTCAACGCTTTTGCTCTAAAATTTTCAGTCATCACCAAATTAAAAGGATTTCCCTCTTTATGGGAAGGAGAAATTaaggaagagaaaagaaaaaggttaGTTTCAATTGATTGATCAAACTTACTTCAATATGACAGTAATGTATATCGTTCCTATTTCCTAAGTGTCAAAAACCTTCACTATGTGTAACATTCTTAAAGACTCTAACTAAGCACTTAAAAAGAAATATAGCGTATTCGTCAAATTGTAAACTACAAGGTAAAATCTAGCTTTACGTAAAAAAGAAAACCTTAATCATTCTTATAAAAATAGAGTGGATTATTCCCACATTGCGTCTTGCTATATCGGATTCATATTATGACCTCAAAAATATATACGCATTCGGTTTTCACATTTAACATGCGCCAGACCGTAACATAAAGAAGGCAGGATACAAGAGAATTTACATGGTTACGCGAGAAGGCAGAAGGGAATATCAACAAAATATTTAGCACAGCAAGAGACATCTCCATCTCATTGTACTCCCAAGGCCACAAAATTCGAAATATAATGTTCCATCTCACACAATCATCATCAAATCACTGATGATGGCACTGGCCAATGGAAATAAGTGAGCACTAGCAGTCACCATAGTTCTTATTTGTCTGAAACACTGTTTACTGCATATTGTGAAACTGATCACTCAACAAGAGACTTCAGTCAAAGTAATGAAGGCAGGTTAATCatattgaaataaaaatgaaaacaaaaacacCAGACACAATTCAAACAGCTTCATCTTCTACATAGTTGACAGCTAGGTCCCAATAATGGGGAACACCAGCATCCACAAAAACTTTGCGAGCAGCTGCTTCGGTGATGCAGTCATGGACAGTAAACCTGTTGAAGCTCGGTTTGGCGACACTTCCTTGCCATACTAGAGAACACTTATTCACCGGTTTATCGTCATCCGAATCTTCATTTTCCTCGGTCTCTTTTGAAAATTCGCTCCAATTTATACGCCTCAGCATAAGTTTCCCATACCTCTTGATCGACTTGCTTCCACCTTCAACCACAACTACCGTAATACCATCGCTAATCACAGCACATCCACTCAAACGATTCTCCTGAGCATTCACATCAACTCTAAAGCGGGCCTTTGGATGTGATAGGTCATTAATCTTGTAAAGTGAGACCAGTGTTTCCACTGTACTAGGGTCATCAAACAGCTTCCTCTCCTTCTTCTCCCGCAGCTCAGCAGGAGTAAGCTTGCGTGCAATATTCCTATCTATATGAGCCTGCTCACGTTCAGCAGCTGCACTTCGTATTTCCTTTTCAAGCCGAGTAGGATCTTGTGTTGCTTCAGAGCCAAGTACTTTCATCAAATTGCTAATCTTGACCTTTGATTTTGGAGGTTCTATTACGCCTTGTCTTATCATCTCCTGCCTCTCTTTCTCCTTGGCCAATCGCCGCTGTGTCCTGAGTTTCTTCTGTTCCTTCTTGGTTAGTTTGAGGGGTTGAGGTGGTGGAGGTGCAGGCTCAGCAGGTGGTTCAATAGGACGAGGATGCTCCACATAAAAAGTGATTTTCTCCATTTTCAGTTTGTCTTCTCCTATGGTTCCATCAGCAGTGTCACCATAATTTCCAGATTGCAGAAGAGGTACATCCctgaaaaattcaaacagttaaggAAAAGAACTATAACTTTTATCGGCATTTAAGCATGTTTCAACAGAACAGATGACAGACAGGGCAACATTATATTCAACAGCAGATATTCAAAAATCAGacaattcatagtaaagtctaagTTACAGGACAAAGATGTTATACCAACTTTGCACAAGGATAATACTAGCATTTTGTTACCAATCAACCTGGCTATTCGAGTATGTTATAATCTAGCATCAGCACTTTCGTTTTTGGGGATAAAGAAGAATATCGTTACAATGAAGAGAATGATGATACTAAATGGGACGAGAAGTAAGCAAAAAGTAAAAAGAACAACGAAACATGACTTTCCTAGCATCAAAATATAGTTATTTCTAAAAACGATAGAAAGGGAAGAACATAACTTCATGTATTGCCTAAAACAATTATATTACTTAAATTTATGCATTCACCTTTCACACAAACCTTAAACTTCCACCAGGGCACAACCATGATGCTCTTAACAAACCAACTAGTACAGGTAAGCAGATACTTACCACCACTCAATTTCTGGAATTTGTTCCCTGGGTTTCTCTTTAATTACAACCCTCTCTGTTATTTCTATTAAGTTCGGGTTTATATCAGGAGCAGCCTTTGCCTTTGCCAATTGTGCTAGCTTGGCCTTCTGCTCTTTTGCTTGAGCTTCCCCAAATTTGCTCTGCAGGAGTCAAACAATAACAGCAAAGGATATATAATACGAATGTAAAGAATAAAGTATAAGGGCAAATTAATAATGAGTCTTGCGGGGACAACAGAAAGATGAAAAAGtacctttaattttattatttcagcaTCTTTTGACCATTTTCCTTCCTCCACAAACTGAAATTGTCTCTTGACCCTCAAGAACTTGTTTTTATTTATACCCATACTTGGATCAAAATGGGGATTACTATCAGGATCGACATCTAAAACAGGCTTTAGTATTTCAAATGAATCTTTCTTCTGTTTGTTAATGTTGACCTACAATGTTCAGAAACAGACAGTAACTAAGATGCCAATCCCAAATAGATGCAGATAAAtggtaaaaaaagaaagaagaaaaaattaagaacatTACACACCTTTAATGTGCTAAGGTTACTTGGCTTAGTCACATTAACAACATTTCCATGTTCATCAATTTCCCTTCCCTGAGCATCAAGACGAAGAACAGGGGCTTTGGTGGGTTTCTGTGGAACGGCAATATCTGCTACCACTTGACCTGGAAACATGTTTATAAGAGGAGCAAACTGTGGGTCTTGCCTAAATCCCATTCTAGCAGCAAGCTCCTGAGCACGCCTGACAGCTTCATAGTTGGCTGGAGTTGGAGTTGGAATACCAGCGGCAGTCGAGCCACTAGCTCCTGAAGAAAGAACTGGTACGTTTACTGCAGGTCCAGATGGTGATGAGATAGAAGGTTTTGATGCCACTCCAGCACTAACAGAGGGAATGGCAGATTCATCAGGTTTTGTGCTTCCGTGTGAGTTCTGTGTAGAACTCTTGTTCAACTGTGCAAACAAGAAGTGCTCCAGATGAACATGTATAATTGATAAGATAATTGGTAAAGTAAAccagaatttaaaataataataaaaaaagtaaaccAGCATCAGCAGCTATTCATCGTATATAAATATCTTAAGAGACAGAAATAGCTCAACTCACCTGAGGAATCTTCTTCAGCTTCTCGGCCAACTCTTTCTGCATTTGTAAAGCTTTCTTAGCCTTAGCTAAGGCATCAATAGACAGGCTTCCACTTTTCCCAGCAGTTGAAGATGACCCATCTGTACTAGATTTTCCAGTAACCTCATGAGACCTGGTAATACTAACTCCCTTATTTTCATTTGTGGTAGAATTTGAA includes:
- the LOC112712331 gene encoding protein RDM16 isoform X1 encodes the protein MDDREKSSKRTRDRHSDRDHKRHRESSDEHRHHHHHHRSDRNSKHDRKSRERDEDDREGTRAYDRDEREGSRGRSRPRDDEREREDSAEPRHSSHSHSHKRKEREQSQEDRDDKRVRVSEESKELKRERRRFGDKAIKEDGQEAKIDKAAIEDRKQVIDNEAKLKHEELTDNNNKQIDGNGNASLHNGSALGSPAVAPTSAPEASWGPTSFPTKVSSNSTTNENKGVSITRSHEVTGKSSTDGSSSTAGKSGSLSIDALAKAKKALQMQKELAEKLKKIPQLNKSSTQNSHGSTKPDESAIPSVSAGVASKPSISSPSGPAVNVPVLSSGASGSTAAGIPTPTPANYEAVRRAQELAARMGFRQDPQFAPLINMFPGQVVADIAVPQKPTKAPVLRLDAQGREIDEHGNVVNVTKPSNLSTLKVNINKQKKDSFEILKPVLDVDPDSNPHFDPSMGINKNKFLRVKRQFQFVEEGKWSKDAEIIKLKSKFGEAQAKEQKAKLAQLAKAKAAPDINPNLIEITERVVIKEKPREQIPEIEWWDVPLLQSGNYGDTADGTIGEDKLKMEKITFYVEHPRPIEPPAEPAPPPPQPLKLTKKEQKKLRTQRRLAKEKERQEMIRQGVIEPPKSKVKISNLMKVLGSEATQDPTRLEKEIRSAAAEREQAHIDRNIARKLTPAELREKKERKLFDDPSTVETLVSLYKINDLSHPKARFRVDVNAQENRLSGCAVISDGITVVVVEGGSKSIKRYGKLMLRRINWSEFSKETEENEDSDDDKPVNKCSLVWQGSVAKPSFNRFTVHDCITEAAARKVFVDAGVPHYWDLAVNYVEDEAV
- the LOC112712331 gene encoding protein RDM16 isoform X2 gives rise to the protein MQKELAEKLKKIPQLNKSSTQNSHGSTKPDESAIPSVSAGVASKPSISSPSGPAVNVPVLSSGASGSTAAGIPTPTPANYEAVRRAQELAARMGFRQDPQFAPLINMFPGQVVADIAVPQKPTKAPVLRLDAQGREIDEHGNVVNVTKPSNLSTLKVNINKQKKDSFEILKPVLDVDPDSNPHFDPSMGINKNKFLRVKRQFQFVEEGKWSKDAEIIKLKSKFGEAQAKEQKAKLAQLAKAKAAPDINPNLIEITERVVIKEKPREQIPEIEWWDVPLLQSGNYGDTADGTIGEDKLKMEKITFYVEHPRPIEPPAEPAPPPPQPLKLTKKEQKKLRTQRRLAKEKERQEMIRQGVIEPPKSKVKISNLMKVLGSEATQDPTRLEKEIRSAAAEREQAHIDRNIARKLTPAELREKKERKLFDDPSTVETLVSLYKINDLSHPKARFRVDVNAQENRLSGCAVISDGITVVVVEGGSKSIKRYGKLMLRRINWSEFSKETEENEDSDDDKPVNKCSLVWQGSVAKPSFNRFTVHDCITEAAARKVFVDAGVPHYWDLAVNYVEDEAV
- the LOC112712330 gene encoding cationic peroxidase 1-like, whose product is MAFNKCWLILAITLCVIGIGSGDDDHELLSENFYHKTCPKAVETIRKAVIDAVSQEPRMGASLLRLHFHDCFVQGCDASVLLDDTLNFIGEKNSGPNKNSLRGFEVIDSIKSQLESMCPSVVSCADILALAARDAVSALKGPRWEVKLGRRDSTTASLSESNSDLPAPFFNLSSLITAFQKKNFTIQEMVTLSGGHTIGRVRCKFFRDRIYNESNIDPSFAEAMKALCPSAKGDGDDNLSPFDSTTPDTFDNAFYQNLVNQRGLVHSDQQLYANGAGITDSQVFMYSRNFGRFKKDFADAMVKMSLLSPLTGNNGQIRTTCRFVNN